Genomic segment of Thermococcus sp.:
TTGAGGAACCACCTTGCGTCGTAGAGCTTGCCGAGGAGCAGGAGGAGAACTCCAACGAGGCCTATCAGGATGAAGAGCGTTCCAAGGCCGACCATGACGCGGTAGGCGTAGAACATAAAGGCAACCGGCACGGCCTTCTCAAGGACCTGAACCATTTTCTCGTTGGCCTGTGGGTCGTTCGGGTCAACTCCGTGGGCCCTCATTATCTGTTCGACCACCTGCTTCTTGACCTTCTCATCGGCGTAGTTCGGGTTGTTGAGAACCTGCTGGTACCAGACGTATTTTGCTGCATCGTGCAGGCCGAGGACCTTTGCGTTCCAGTCACCGAAGGAGAGCCAGCTCAGGAGCTTTGGAATTCCGATGGCTGCCTTGACCTCCTGGTTCTTCTCGTCAACGATTCCAAAGATTATCATCGGCGCGCCACTCTCGGTCTTGAAGAGGCCCTCATCTGCGGCAAGCTTCGTCGGCTGGTACTTTGCTATGACCCTGCCCTCTGCGTGGCCGGTCGGATAGAGCTGGATTATCGAGCTTATTGCGAGGACGACTATTCCTATCGCTACCGCCGAGCGTGCCACCTGAACATGTCTCTTTTTGAGCAGGTAGTAGGCTCCCACTGCGGCGACTATGTAGGAACCAGTCAGGATGGCCGAGTTGATGGTGTGGGTGTACTGGCTGACGAGAAGCGGGTTGAAGACTGCCTTCATGAAGTCCGTGAGTTCTGCCCTCGGGCCGAGCGGGGTGCTTTTGATTATGTAAGCAGTGGGAGTCTGCTGCCAGCTGTTGGCTATGAGAATCCACAGGCCCGAGAGACTGGAGCCAAGGAACACGAAGAAGGCTGAAATCCAGCTTATGACCCTGGGAAGCCTGTCCATGCCGAAGAGCAAAACGCCGATGAAGGTGGACTCAAGGGCAAAGGCGAAGAGTCCCTCAAGCATCAGCGGTGGGCCGAAGATTGAACCGACGAAGGTCGAATATCTGGCCCAATTTGCTCCAAACTCGAACTCCATGACGATTCCCGTTGGAACACCGAGGACAAAGAAGACTCCAAGCCACTTGCTGAAGAACTTCGCGGCCTTGTGCCACTGCTCCTCGTTTGTTATCGCTGCCATTGTCCATATCAGGAACACCATAAAGGCCATTCCTATGCTCGCCGGCACGAAAATCCAATGGTAGCCGGCGGTCAGGGCAAACTGTATTCTCGACAGCAGCACCGGATCCATTCCACGTCACCTCCTCGTTTGACCCTCAAACTAACTCAAGTGAGTTCCAAACTTATAATGTTTTCGGCTTTTCGAATATATGTCCTAGACAAAAAACGAAAGAATGGGGGGAACAAACTAGGTTCTTGCCTTTGGCTTCGTGAAGAAGCCAAGTCCGTGTACCTCAGCCGCGTAGAGAATGAATCCGACCGTGAAGAGCATTCCTGCCACAATCCATACAACGTTGTGCAACAGGAATGCCAACAAAACAAACAGCAGTGTCAATGTTATGGCAACCAGCCCAGCTATAACCTCCTTGCCGGTTTCAGCTTCCACCCCCATGGTGCATCACCAGATTTTAATTTAGCACCATGTTCTTATATCTCTTTCGCCTTTTAAGTTATCCAAACCCGTAAGGTGCGAGAATCAAAAGGGTTATATACCCCTGGCAGTCTAAATCCATTAGACGAACCTAACCAGGAGGTGCAGATATGGTGAAGGTTCTTGTTTTGGGCGGTGGCACCGCCGGCCTCGTCGCCGGGAGGTACATCACCGCTGAGGCAAAAAGGCTTGGCATCGATGTGGACGTCACAATGGTGACCGCGAGCGAGAGACAC
This window contains:
- a CDS encoding cytochrome ubiquinol oxidase subunit I — protein: MDPVLLSRIQFALTAGYHWIFVPASIGMAFMVFLIWTMAAITNEEQWHKAAKFFSKWLGVFFVLGVPTGIVMEFEFGANWARYSTFVGSIFGPPLMLEGLFAFALESTFIGVLLFGMDRLPRVISWISAFFVFLGSSLSGLWILIANSWQQTPTAYIIKSTPLGPRAELTDFMKAVFNPLLVSQYTHTINSAILTGSYIVAAVGAYYLLKKRHVQVARSAVAIGIVVLAISSIIQLYPTGHAEGRVIAKYQPTKLAADEGLFKTESGAPMIIFGIVDEKNQEVKAAIGIPKLLSWLSFGDWNAKVLGLHDAAKYVWYQQVLNNPNYADEKVKKQVVEQIMRAHGVDPNDPQANEKMVQVLEKAVPVAFMFYAYRVMVGLGTLFILIGLVGVLLLLLGKLYDARWFLKILVVTLPLPWLAGEAGWFTHEIGRMPWMVWGMVTINTGVSPNVSAASVLTTLIGFIVVYTILFYIWLHFVKKLVREGPEPVEGDVTAKPTPAVSAAGGGQ